The following coding sequences are from one Triticum aestivum cultivar Chinese Spring chromosome 5A, IWGSC CS RefSeq v2.1, whole genome shotgun sequence window:
- the LOC123101269 gene encoding inactive protein kinase SELMODRAFT_444075-like, producing MADILQRPGASPRPTPTRRRTPTADALLEKIAKLDLLTKIGTVRSRSGLNFRGNVRDVVSLSRTPALGPLLLCSVCQHKTPVFGKPPRWFSYAELEHATGGFSRANFLAEGGFGSMHRGVLPDGQAMARWRWGLLVESLSK from the exons ATGGCCGACATCCTGCAGCGACCCGGTGCATCCCCCAGGCCAACACCAACCCGCCGAAGAACCCCGACAGCCGACGCGCTGCTGGAGAAGATCGCCAAGCTGGACCTGCTGACAAAGATCGGCACCGTCAGGAGCAGGTCCGGCCTGAACTTCAGAGGCAACGTGAGAGACGTCGTGTCCCTCTCCCGGACCCCTGCGCTGGGGCCGCTGCTGCTGTGCTCGGTGTGCCAGCACAAGACGCCGGTGTTCGGGAAGCCGCCGCGGTGGTTCAGCTACGCGGAGCTGGAGCACGCCACCGGCGGCTTCTCGAGAGCAAACTTCCTGGCCGAGGGTGGGTTCGGGTCTATGCACCGAGGTGTGCTGCCTGACGGCCAGGCCATGGCCCGCTGGCGTTGGGGTCTGTTG GTTGAATCTTTGAGTAAGTGA